A single window of Methanoculleus oceani DNA harbors:
- a CDS encoding valine--tRNA ligase — MSPSHQLPKNYDIEEVERRWQSAWRDEDNYFDPGSSKPRFIIDTPPPYPTGNFHIGNALNWCYIDFIARYRRMRGYNVMFPQGWDCHGLPTEVKVEETYGITKNDVPREKFREMCRDLTIGNIEKMRTTMRRLGFSTDWSHEYITMLPEYYRKTQASFLQMLKAGDIYQSEHPVNFCTRCETAIAFAEVNYAPRTTKLNYFDFDGIEIATTRPELLAACVAVAVHPDDERYRGMKGKKLAVPLFGHRVPVIEDVAVDPGFGSGAVMICTFGDKTDVYWWKQHDLELRKAIDRQGIMTATAAPYAGMTSEACREAILRDMEDAGILRRQEELEQRVGTCWRCKTPIEILSERQWFVRVHQDEILDAARKISWTPEHMFSRMENWANSMEWDWCISRQRIFATPIPVWFCTACGEAVVPAEEDLPIDPTVDKPKSPCPRCGGSDFTGEKDVLDTWMDSSISVLHVTGWDGTGKPPLFPAQIRPQGHDIIRTWAFYTILRAKALVGGHPWDEILVNGMVLGEDGFKMSKSRSNIIAPEEIVGQYGADALRQWGAGGAATGSDIMFNWNDVVAASRFQTKLWNIFRFVMGHLEKGADAGAPVTELTDRWLLVRLSETVAEVTAAMEGYQFDRALRAIREFAWNTLADDYIEIAKGRLYADDGSRESACSALRTTMDVLCRLLAPIIPHFAEECYHNLAGRSVHKEAWPDFSYADDEARRHGDLLVKTVAELRRYKHDKGMALNAPLGHVMIYAPEPVDDAGDAGRALNADARWSTGTPRLEEVMSGVEFNMAVIGPALRKQARGFMQAVEALPPELLKSPPATVTVDGEEIPVPADSFTPKVAYRVAGEEVDVLTLGDVVVTIGHTS; from the coding sequence ATGTCGCCGTCACATCAACTACCTAAAAACTACGATATCGAAGAAGTGGAGAGGCGCTGGCAGAGTGCCTGGCGGGATGAGGACAATTATTTTGATCCCGGCTCGTCGAAACCCCGGTTCATCATCGATACGCCGCCGCCGTACCCCACCGGCAACTTCCATATCGGGAACGCACTGAACTGGTGCTACATCGACTTTATCGCGCGGTACAGGCGTATGCGCGGCTACAACGTCATGTTCCCGCAGGGGTGGGACTGCCACGGCCTCCCCACCGAGGTGAAGGTCGAGGAGACTTACGGGATCACCAAAAACGACGTGCCGAGAGAGAAGTTCCGGGAGATGTGCCGCGACCTCACGATCGGGAATATCGAGAAGATGCGGACGACCATGCGGCGGCTCGGGTTCTCCACCGACTGGAGCCACGAGTACATCACCATGCTCCCGGAATATTACAGAAAGACCCAGGCATCGTTCCTGCAGATGCTCAAAGCCGGCGACATCTACCAGAGCGAGCATCCGGTGAACTTCTGCACCCGGTGCGAGACGGCCATCGCGTTCGCCGAGGTCAACTACGCCCCCCGCACCACCAAACTCAACTACTTCGACTTCGACGGCATCGAGATCGCCACCACCCGACCCGAACTGCTCGCGGCCTGTGTTGCGGTGGCGGTTCACCCCGACGACGAGCGGTACCGCGGTATGAAGGGGAAGAAACTCGCGGTTCCCCTCTTCGGACACAGGGTGCCGGTCATCGAGGACGTCGCCGTCGACCCGGGCTTCGGCAGCGGTGCGGTGATGATCTGTACGTTTGGGGACAAGACGGACGTTTACTGGTGGAAGCAGCACGACCTGGAACTTCGTAAGGCGATCGACCGGCAGGGGATCATGACCGCGACCGCGGCCCCCTACGCGGGGATGACATCGGAGGCCTGCAGGGAAGCAATTCTCCGGGATATGGAAGACGCGGGGATCCTGAGGCGGCAGGAGGAACTCGAGCAGCGTGTGGGGACCTGCTGGCGGTGCAAGACCCCGATCGAGATCCTCTCGGAGCGGCAGTGGTTTGTCCGGGTCCACCAGGACGAGATCCTGGATGCGGCCAGAAAGATCTCCTGGACGCCGGAGCATATGTTTTCCCGGATGGAGAACTGGGCGAACTCCATGGAGTGGGACTGGTGCATCTCCCGGCAGCGGATCTTCGCAACGCCGATTCCAGTCTGGTTCTGTACCGCCTGCGGCGAGGCGGTCGTCCCGGCAGAGGAAGACCTCCCGATCGACCCGACCGTCGATAAGCCAAAATCTCCCTGCCCGAGGTGCGGCGGGTCCGATTTCACCGGCGAGAAAGACGTGCTCGACACCTGGATGGACTCGTCGATATCGGTGCTTCACGTCACCGGGTGGGACGGGACCGGGAAGCCCCCGCTCTTCCCGGCGCAGATCCGCCCCCAGGGCCACGACATCATACGGACGTGGGCGTTCTACACGATCCTCCGGGCGAAGGCGCTGGTCGGCGGCCACCCCTGGGACGAGATCCTGGTCAACGGCATGGTTCTCGGGGAAGACGGGTTCAAGATGAGCAAGAGCAGGAGCAACATCATCGCCCCCGAGGAGATCGTCGGGCAGTACGGTGCGGACGCGCTCCGGCAGTGGGGTGCGGGAGGCGCGGCGACCGGTTCGGACATCATGTTCAACTGGAACGACGTCGTCGCCGCGTCCCGGTTCCAGACCAAACTCTGGAACATCTTCAGGTTCGTCATGGGGCACCTGGAGAAGGGGGCCGATGCCGGTGCGCCGGTGACGGAACTCACCGACCGGTGGCTGCTCGTCCGGCTCTCCGAAACCGTCGCGGAGGTCACCGCCGCGATGGAGGGTTACCAGTTCGACCGGGCGCTCAGGGCGATCCGGGAGTTTGCCTGGAACACGCTCGCCGACGACTACATCGAGATCGCGAAAGGCCGGCTGTATGCGGATGACGGCAGCAGAGAGAGCGCTTGCAGCGCGCTCCGGACGACCATGGACGTCCTCTGCCGCCTGCTTGCCCCGATCATCCCGCACTTCGCGGAAGAGTGCTACCATAACCTCGCCGGGAGGAGCGTGCACAAGGAGGCCTGGCCGGACTTTTCATACGCCGACGACGAGGCGCGGCGCCACGGCGACCTCCTCGTGAAGACGGTCGCCGAACTCCGGCGCTACAAGCACGATAAGGGCATGGCGCTGAACGCCCCGCTCGGCCACGTGATGATCTACGCGCCTGAGCCGGTCGACGACGCCGGCGACGCCGGGCGTGCCCTCAATGCCGACGCCCGTTGGAGCACCGGCACGCCCCGGCTCGAGGAGGTCATGAGCGGCGTGGAATTCAACATGGCGGTCATCGGGCCGGCGCTCCGGAAGCAGGCCCGCGGGTTCATGCAGGCCGTGGAGGCGCTCCCGCCGGAACTGCTCAAAAGCCCGCCCGCAACCGTCACGGTCGACGGCGAGGAGATCCCGGTGCCGGCCGATTCCTTCACGCCGAAGGTCGCTTACCGGGTGGCGGGAGAAGAGGTGGACGTCCTCACGCTCGGGGACGTCGTCGTGACGATCGGGCACACGTCCTGA
- a CDS encoding DUF92 domain-containing protein, whose amino-acid sequence MTKPQGLVLASALTLAFIGLAPLLQPAWLLTLFLIPFSLVLFLIRDTRHVSLSIIALAVLYGIGWLSTFVFTCTLGIVVIGELAFRLTGGKQASYLYHLVAAIGISLAVMLYLRYTTPLVVLMGVVAAVLLRAVLRGRDDVLMIEALGVAMTMFLFEELNFAVDLTSLVAAALIGFGFGYISYRLRVADVSGLFSGAMIGIILIVFADIRWFLIMLTFFIVGAAATRYRYTEKERLGVAQEHGGVRGYFNVFANGLVATAAAILYGITGHPIFVALFMGSVASAAADTAASEIGVTGKTPYLITTLKPVPRGTNGGVTLRGEAAAVIASVLVAGAAWAMGVADPWMVVVTIVAGFVGTNVDSLVGATLENSGRIGNSGTNLAATFFGGVSGMLIYLLR is encoded by the coding sequence ATGACAAAGCCGCAGGGGTTGGTCCTGGCATCGGCACTCACCCTCGCCTTCATAGGCCTTGCCCCCCTGCTCCAGCCGGCTTGGCTGCTCACGCTCTTCCTCATCCCGTTCTCGCTCGTCCTCTTCCTCATCAGGGATACCCGGCACGTATCGCTCTCGATCATCGCGCTTGCCGTCCTCTACGGGATCGGCTGGCTCTCGACGTTCGTCTTCACCTGCACGCTCGGCATCGTCGTGATCGGAGAACTGGCATTCCGCCTTACCGGGGGGAAGCAGGCATCGTATCTCTACCATCTGGTTGCCGCAATAGGCATATCGCTTGCGGTGATGCTCTATCTCCGGTATACAACCCCTCTCGTGGTCCTGATGGGCGTGGTCGCCGCGGTGCTGCTCCGTGCAGTTCTCCGGGGCCGGGACGATGTCCTGATGATCGAGGCGCTCGGTGTCGCGATGACCATGTTCCTCTTCGAGGAGCTCAACTTCGCGGTCGACCTGACCAGCCTCGTCGCAGCCGCCCTCATCGGGTTCGGGTTCGGCTACATCTCCTACCGGCTCCGGGTGGCCGATGTCAGCGGCCTCTTCTCGGGCGCCATGATCGGCATCATCCTCATCGTCTTTGCAGACATCCGGTGGTTCCTGATCATGCTCACCTTCTTCATCGTCGGCGCCGCGGCTACCCGCTACCGCTACACCGAGAAGGAGCGGCTCGGGGTCGCCCAGGAGCACGGGGGCGTGCGCGGCTACTTCAACGTCTTCGCGAACGGCCTGGTGGCGACCGCCGCCGCCATCCTCTACGGCATAACCGGGCACCCGATCTTCGTGGCGCTCTTCATGGGGAGCGTCGCCTCCGCCGCCGCCGATACTGCCGCAAGCGAGATCGGGGTCACGGGGAAGACGCCGTACCTTATCACGACGCTCAAGCCGGTGCCGCGGGGGACGAACGGCGGGGTGACTCTGCGGGGTGAGGCGGCAGCCGTCATCGCATCCGTCCTCGTCGCCGGCGCCGCCTGGGCGATGGGCGTCGCCGACCCCTGGATGGTCGTCGTCACGATCGTCGCCGGTTTCGTCGGCACCAACGTGGACAGCCTCGTGGGCGCAACGCTCGAGAACAGCGGCAGGATCGGAAATTCAGGCACAAACCTGGCTGCCACGTTCTTCGGCGGGGTCTCGGGGATGCTGATCTATCTCCTGAGATGA
- a CDS encoding pyruvate kinase alpha/beta domain-containing protein, with the protein MGFVTRNTYYFDAPGAQNTPDAARFAVERARELGVKKIVVASTSGRTALAFRDAMAGTDLELIVVTHAVGFSKPGEWEFSAETAGILRAEGAKIVTGTHALSGLERAISRSPKLGGSSRTEAIAEALRRTVAVGLKVAVECVLIAADQGAVAVDEEVIAVGGTATGADTVCVIRPAHTATFFDLQVREIVAMPRNR; encoded by the coding sequence ATGGGCTTCGTAACCCGGAATACCTACTATTTCGATGCTCCCGGCGCACAGAACACTCCCGATGCCGCCCGGTTCGCCGTCGAGCGGGCGCGGGAACTCGGCGTCAAAAAGATCGTGGTCGCGAGCACCAGCGGCCGGACGGCGCTTGCCTTCCGGGACGCCATGGCGGGGACGGATCTCGAGCTGATCGTCGTCACCCATGCGGTCGGTTTCTCGAAACCCGGTGAGTGGGAGTTTTCAGCGGAGACGGCCGGGATCCTCCGTGCGGAGGGTGCGAAGATCGTCACCGGCACGCACGCGCTCTCCGGGCTCGAGCGCGCGATCTCCCGCTCGCCGAAACTCGGCGGGAGTTCCCGCACGGAAGCGATAGCCGAGGCGTTGCGCCGCACCGTTGCGGTCGGCCTGAAGGTCGCGGTGGAGTGCGTCCTCATCGCGGCGGACCAGGGTGCGGTCGCCGTCGACGAAGAAGTGATCGCGGTCGGGGGCACCGCAACCGGTGCCGATACCGTCTGCGTCATCCGCCCGGCGCATACCGCAACGTTCTTCGACCTGCAGGTGCGCGAGATCGTCGCCATGCCGAGGAACCGGTGA
- a CDS encoding redox-regulated ATPase YchF, protein MITLAIAGKPNCGKSTFFRAATLAQVEIANYPFTTIDANHGVAYVRTTCPCQEMHVPCENCRDGVRFVPIGLIDVAGLVPEAHLGRGLGNQFLDNLRQADAILQVVDASGATDAEGNPVDIGSRDPVKDIEFLQYEMSMWMYGILSRNWAKLVRQAQGRDFSLAAAIAEVFAGLGITFEHVRDAGEAVGVELRTAGEEDLIRFCRELMTISKPMLIVGNKADQAPKECLERLAKHDVVFASAAGELALRMAAEGKFIRYLPGDKSFTESPGANLNAAQRAGLAKVADFMQTFGGTGVQKALDTAIFNLLDRIVVFPVEDEHKLTDGKGRVLPDAFLMKRGSTPRDLAYQVHTDIGEGFLYAIDAKSGMRVKDSLELKNGDIIKIVSVRK, encoded by the coding sequence ATGATCACGCTGGCCATTGCAGGGAAACCCAACTGTGGGAAATCGACGTTTTTCAGGGCAGCGACCCTGGCCCAGGTAGAGATCGCCAATTACCCGTTCACGACCATCGACGCCAACCACGGCGTCGCGTACGTCCGGACAACCTGCCCCTGTCAGGAGATGCACGTCCCGTGCGAAAACTGCCGGGACGGGGTCAGGTTCGTCCCGATCGGGCTGATCGACGTGGCGGGCCTCGTTCCCGAGGCACACCTGGGAAGGGGGCTTGGGAACCAGTTCCTCGACAACCTCCGGCAGGCGGATGCGATCCTCCAGGTCGTCGATGCCAGCGGGGCGACGGACGCCGAAGGGAACCCGGTCGACATCGGCTCGCGCGACCCGGTGAAGGATATCGAGTTCCTCCAGTACGAGATGTCGATGTGGATGTACGGCATCCTCTCGCGGAACTGGGCGAAGCTCGTGCGGCAGGCCCAGGGAAGAGACTTCTCCCTCGCGGCGGCGATCGCCGAAGTCTTTGCCGGTCTCGGCATAACGTTCGAGCATGTCCGCGACGCCGGCGAGGCTGTCGGGGTCGAACTGAGAACCGCCGGGGAGGAGGACCTGATCCGGTTCTGCCGGGAGTTGATGACGATCAGCAAGCCGATGCTGATCGTCGGGAACAAGGCCGACCAGGCGCCGAAAGAGTGCCTTGAGAGGCTTGCAAAGCACGACGTCGTCTTCGCGAGCGCGGCAGGCGAGCTTGCGCTCCGGATGGCCGCGGAGGGGAAGTTCATCCGCTACCTCCCCGGCGATAAGAGTTTCACCGAGAGCCCGGGGGCGAACCTCAACGCCGCGCAGCGTGCCGGGCTCGCGAAGGTGGCTGACTTCATGCAGACGTTCGGCGGCACCGGCGTTCAGAAAGCGCTGGATACCGCTATCTTCAACCTCCTCGACCGGATCGTCGTCTTCCCGGTCGAGGACGAGCACAAACTCACCGACGGCAAGGGCCGGGTGCTCCCCGATGCATTCCTCATGAAGCGCGGGTCGACCCCCCGCGACCTTGCCTACCAGGTTCATACCGATATCGGCGAGGGGTTCCTGTATGCCATCGATGCCAAGTCCGGGATGCGGGTCAAGGACAGTCTTGAATTGAAGAACGGCGACATCATAAAGATCGTCAGCGTCCGGAAGTGA
- a CDS encoding MATE family efflux transporter has product MTELTEGDLFRGLITVAAPIVAGNVLQSGLELVDLFFVGRLGAEAIAGVAMSTSIVMVLMTVIIGIVTANTAFVSRHYGAKNYDMVAKGVSHTLVLGLVFSMVLSVAGIIFAEDMLLLLGAEPNVAALGASYLTVLFAGSVMLVELWVINSSFQSCGDATTPMLLVVLANFLNIALDPLLIFGYGAVPACGVAGAAYATIISRSVAFAIAFALLLSGRTQIPFSLRTKFELTLAWRLIRVAVPNSVQSGLRSVTFLAMMAIVAVFGTAALSAYGIVGRLELVALMPGFGIATATAVIVGQNLGAKKPDRAEEGVRLSALMNGGFMALVGAIFFFAAPAIIEVFDPSGASTEVGVSYMQTVAPFYVFIAVAIILGFALNGAGDTRRPMYATLVSMALFQIPLACILPDLLGIGIGGVWLAVVSGAILQTGILFSMYRRGAWKTTVI; this is encoded by the coding sequence ATGACCGAACTGACCGAAGGCGACCTCTTCCGGGGTCTCATAACGGTAGCGGCGCCGATCGTGGCCGGGAACGTGCTGCAGAGCGGCCTCGAGCTGGTCGACCTCTTCTTCGTCGGCCGGCTGGGAGCGGAGGCTATCGCCGGTGTCGCCATGAGCACCTCGATCGTCATGGTGCTCATGACCGTCATCATCGGCATCGTCACCGCGAACACTGCCTTCGTCTCGCGCCATTACGGGGCAAAGAACTACGATATGGTGGCGAAGGGGGTCTCGCATACCCTGGTCCTCGGGCTCGTGTTCTCGATGGTCCTCAGTGTCGCGGGCATTATCTTTGCCGAGGACATGCTCCTTCTCCTCGGCGCCGAACCGAACGTTGCGGCCCTCGGGGCATCCTACCTGACGGTCCTCTTCGCCGGGAGCGTGATGCTGGTCGAGCTCTGGGTGATCAACTCCTCGTTCCAGAGCTGCGGCGACGCCACGACGCCCATGCTCCTCGTGGTCCTTGCCAATTTCCTCAACATCGCCCTCGACCCGCTCCTGATCTTCGGCTACGGGGCAGTCCCCGCCTGCGGCGTTGCCGGGGCGGCATACGCCACCATCATATCACGGAGCGTGGCGTTCGCCATAGCGTTTGCCCTGCTCCTCTCGGGACGGACGCAGATTCCCTTCTCGCTCCGGACGAAGTTCGAGTTAACGCTTGCCTGGAGGCTGATCCGGGTCGCCGTCCCGAACTCCGTCCAGTCCGGGCTCCGGAGCGTGACGTTCCTTGCTATGATGGCGATCGTGGCGGTCTTCGGCACGGCAGCCCTCTCCGCCTACGGCATCGTGGGCAGGCTCGAGCTGGTCGCGCTCATGCCGGGGTTCGGGATCGCGACCGCCACCGCCGTGATCGTCGGCCAGAACCTCGGCGCCAAAAAGCCCGATCGGGCGGAAGAGGGTGTCCGGCTCTCCGCGCTCATGAACGGGGGGTTCATGGCGCTCGTGGGGGCGATCTTTTTCTTCGCCGCACCCGCGATCATCGAGGTCTTCGACCCGAGCGGCGCGAGCACGGAGGTCGGCGTCTCGTACATGCAGACAGTCGCGCCATTCTACGTCTTTATCGCCGTCGCGATCATCCTCGGGTTCGCGCTCAACGGGGCCGGCGACACGAGGCGGCCCATGTATGCCACGCTTGTTTCCATGGCTCTCTTCCAGATCCCGCTCGCGTGCATCCTCCCCGACCTGCTCGGGATCGGGATCGGCGGGGTCTGGCTGGCGGTGGTCTCCGGGGCCATCCTGCAGACGGGCATACTCTTCTCGATGTACCGGCGCGGGGCCTGGAAGACGACGGTGATATAA
- a CDS encoding nicotinamide-nucleotide adenylyltransferase, translated as MSRGFYVGRFQPYHNGHQSVLEQIARWVDEIVIGVGSAQLSHTVANPFTAGERVLMLTRSLADLECPFYVIPIEDVQRNALWVAHVRSMTPPFDTVYSSNPLVMQLFAEAGVDVQSPDMYERLTHSGTAIRRRMLDGEPWEHLVPPAVVDVIREIHGVERLQRIAGSD; from the coding sequence ATGAGCAGGGGGTTCTACGTCGGGCGGTTCCAGCCCTACCACAACGGGCACCAGTCGGTGCTGGAGCAGATAGCCCGCTGGGTCGACGAGATCGTCATCGGGGTGGGGAGCGCTCAGCTCTCCCACACCGTGGCGAACCCTTTCACGGCAGGAGAACGGGTGCTGATGCTCACCCGGTCGCTCGCCGACCTCGAGTGCCCGTTCTACGTCATCCCGATCGAGGACGTCCAGCGCAACGCCCTCTGGGTCGCCCACGTCCGGTCGATGACGCCGCCGTTCGATACGGTCTACTCAAGCAACCCCCTGGTCATGCAGCTCTTTGCCGAGGCGGGGGTGGACGTCCAGTCGCCCGACATGTACGAGCGCCTGACGCACTCCGGCACCGCCATCAGGCGGCGGATGCTCGACGGCGAACCCTGGGAGCACCTGGTTCCGCCCGCCGTGGTGGACGTCATCCGGGAGATTCACGGCGTGGAACGGCTGCAGCGGATTGCAGGGAGCGACTGA